TATATCGCGGGTATCGCAATACTCGGGCTGGGATTTTTACCCGGCTTCCCCATCCTCATCCATATCATTATCGGCGGCCTCCTGTTCGGGTTGGGATTTATGATGAACACAAGTATCCGCGAAGGCGAAAAAAAGAAACACGATGCGGCGCAGATCAAGCCGGAAGGCGAGGCCGCAATGACCATAGAGGATATTGTTAAAATCGACCCGATGACCCTCGAGATCGGCTACAACCTCGTCCCGCTGGTGGACAAGGAACAGGGCGGCGACCTTCTCGACCGTATCAAGCTCATCCGTAAGAGAATCGGCCTCGACCTCGGTATCCTCGTCCCACCCATCCGCATTATCGATAACGTCAGCATAGACGCGTCCGAGTACCTGATCAAGATACGCGGGACTGAGATCGCGCGCGGGAAGATTATGATCAACCGCTTCCTCGCGATGAATCCCAAACTCGACCTCGCGCAGCTCGACGGGATTGAGATCAAGGAACCCGCGTTCGGGCTTCCCGCGAAATGGATCGCGGAGCCGGAACGCCAGAAAGCGGAATCCCAGGGCTTCGATATCTTCGACCCGCCCTCGGTAGTCGCCACCCATCTGACCGAGCTCATTAAGCGGAACGCCTCCGAGATACTCACCCGGCAGGACGTGCAGGCGATGTTCGACGCGCTCCGCAAGGAATACCCGTCGGTAGTGGACGAAGTGTTGAAGATACCCGGCGCGGTCGGCGAACTCCAGAAAATCTTACAGAACCTGCTCCGCGAGGGAGTCAGGATAAGAAATATGCTCGTGATCCTCGAAACTTTCGCGGACTACGCGGGCACGGTCAAGAATATCGATATGCTGACGGAATTTATCCGTCAGGCGCTCGGTAAGCAGATCACGACGAATTTCGTGGACGAGACCTCCGGCTCGATCAGGGGGATTATCCTCGACCCGGAACTGGAACAGCTCCTGTCCGACTCGATCCATGAGAAGCCCGAAGGCCTCGTATCGACCCTCGACCCGTCCATCCTGCATAGTTTCGTCGACGAAGCCGGGACTGTAATCGAGGAATGCCTCCAGCGCGGTATCCAGCCCGTGATCCTCGCGTCGCAGAAAATACGCCGTCTGGTGCGGGAGATGCTCGAACGGTCGTTCCCGTCGATACCCGTGCTCTCCTACTCGGAAATTCCGTCGAAGGTATCGCTGGATCAGGTGGGTATCATCCGGCTGAAGATGATGGCCGAAGTGTAAGACGGGCAAGGAATTGTAACAAGATTTTATTGCGATAAAGGTTATTTGATGTTAAAATTATTAACGATTTCGAGGGGAGTCGACTATGGAATATCTTATTTTCGAGGGTCCGACCTATAAGGACGCTATGAACCAGATGTACACGATGGGTGTGCAGAAAAATATGCTCGACCAGATGCAAATCATTAAAAAGGTCGAAGAGGAGAAAAAGAGCTTCTTCGGGCTGAAAAAGAAAAAGAACTGGAAGATCATAGTCGGCGTGTTCGAGGATAAGCCCGTGAAACGGCAGAAAAGCGCGACGACGCAGGAATATGCCACCCCCGACCTTTTCCCGAATTCCAATCCCCATCCCCAGACCCAATCCCAGCAGGATAACCTGAACCTTAAAACGGAACTACAGGATATGAGAAAAGCTCTTGCCGAGATGATCAATTCCCGGATGAACGAAATCAAGGATAACCTGATACAGGATAAAATCAGCCGCGAGATGACGCAGGATAACCAGATTCTCGAGGATGTCGAGATATCCAAGAAAAACCTCGAATGGGCGGAAAAATTCCTGCGCGACCGCACGTTCGCCCAGTTCCTGATCGACGATATGATGGAGCATCTCCGCCGCCAGAAAAGTGATGTCCGTATCGAGAAAGCGCACATGCTCGGCGCGGTACGCGATTTCCTCACGTCGAACCTCGTCAGCGAGGATATTTCAATCGACAACTATAACTTCGGCAATATCATCCTGTTCGCGGGCCCCACGGGCGTGGGCAAGACGATTACGCTGGTGAAGATGGCCGCCCATGTCGCCGAGATGCGCCGTAAGAAGATGCGTTTCATATCGGTCGACCGTTATAAAGTCGGCGCGGACTCCCAGCTCAAGACCTACGCCGAACTCCTCAAAGTCCCTTTCTATCCCATCCATAAGCAGGAGGATTTCTTCGATCTTATCAATATCAATGAATCCGATTTCACGTTTATCGACACCGCCGGAAAAAGCCCGCGCGAGACGATTGCGATCAAGGAGCTCGGCGACTGGATCAAGCGCACCGGCAAGAAGATCGATATCCATCTCGTAGTCAGCGCGACCACCAAGCCGCAGGATCTGGACTATATTATAGAAAAATATTCGGTGCTGGACTATCATCATATTATCGCGACGAAGTTCGACGAGACCCGTCACATGGGTTCGGTTATTTCCGCGGTGTATCGCGCGAAAAAACCGCTGTCGTTCGTCACCAACGGGCAGGAAGTCCCGCAGGACTTCAAAATAGCTAATCTAGAATCAATTATTGCCGATTCTATTAAGTAGGAAATAACGAGGGGACTCAGAATGGCATCATCAGTATTATTAGGGCCGGATCAGGCCGAAGGACTACGGAAAATGATGGGGGATTACCCCCAGTCGCAAACAAAAATTATCGCGGTGACGTCCGGTAAGGGCGGAGTGGGCAAGAGCAACTTCGCGGTCAACCTCGGCATCACGCTCGCCAATATGAAAGACCCCCATAACCCCGACACCCCCAAGAAGAAGGTGCTGGTTATGGACGCCGACCTCGGCCTCGCGAACGTCAACGTGCTCCTCGGCATCATCCCGAAATTCAACCTCCTGCACGTCCTGCGCGGCCAGAAGAAGCTGTCCGACATCATTATCAAAACCGACCTCGGTATCGATATCATAGGCGGCGCGTCCGGCTTCAGCCAGCTCGCCAACCTCAGCGACGACGACAAGCGTCACTTTATCGAGGATATGAAGGATATCAGTTACGCGGATTACCTGATTATCGATACGTCGGCGGGTATCTCGTCCAACGTCATCTCGTTCGTCCTCGCGGCGCACGAGACGGTGGTGATCACTACCCCGGAACCCACGTCGATCACGGACGCCTACGGCATTATCAAGTCGATCGTGGTGGAGTCGGAGATCCCGAACATCAAGCTCGTCATCAACCGCGTCCGCAGCGCGACCGAAGGGTCGAAGGTATCGAAGAAGATTATCGAGATCGCGAGCCAGTTCCTGAACGTCAAGATCGAGAATATCGGGTATATCTACGACGACCCGCTTGTGAGCGACTCCGTGCGGCGGCAAATCCCGTTCGTGGTGATGGCGCCGAAGTCGAATATCGCGCTCTGCGTGAACCATATCGCGCGGCGGATCATGAATATCGAGGTATCCGAGGAGCATTCGGGCTTCAAGAAATTTTTCTCCGCGATGTTCGGCGGTCACTGAGTGACATCTATCCCGATATCACACGCATGTTCACTATCTCTACATTGCCCGTGTTGAAAGCCTTGTACCTTCTCGGCGACGTTCGGCGGTCACTGAGTGACTTCTATCCCGATATCATACGCATGTACACTATCTCTACATTGACTGTGTTAAAAGCCTTGTGTCTTCTCGGCGATGTCACGTCACCCCGAGCCTGTCGAGGGGTCACTGAAAGAAATTAGCCGATGTAGAAATCAACCGGAAACAATCACGGGCTGTCGCGAAGACGGCCTTTTTTCTAATATCGATTTTATTGTAAAAGATTTTCCGTTTTTAGGGTTAATCCGATATACTATCCGTATGAAAAATCAACCTACCCTGTTTGATGATGTGAATAAAACAGTCTCAATGCTATTATTTCAATCGAAGGATATCCTGCGCGATCATTTTATCGCTATGTATCTTCATGGATCACTGGCAACAGGTGATTTTAATCCAGAAACTAGTGATGTGGATTTTGTGATTATCACTACAAGTTTTTTATCAGACGTAACAATTCAGGAACTACGCATCATGCATAAATCTTTAATGAATCAGTTTCCCGTATGGGGAGAACGACTTGAAGGGTCTTTTGTGAGCAAAGACTTATTAAAGCAAGGTACACCTCCCACCGAGCCCCGGCCATACATCAATCAAAAATCTTTTAATATCGCACCCTATGGTTACGAATGGGCTCTTGAAAAGCATGTATTACGTGAAAAATCGATCGCTCTCACTGGAATACCCGCAAGCACATTTATCGCTCCGGTTTCATTAGATGAGATTCGAGGGGCGGTAATCAATCTACTTCGGTATGATTGGGAACCGTTACTTCGGGAACCGTCGCGCCTCCATGATTCGGGCTACCCCGAATACACGATACTGACCATGTGCCGATGCCTATACACCATTGAAAATAATGGTATTGTTTCGAAAAAAGTTGCCGCGGAATGGGTACAAAACAGATTCCCGGAGTGGAAAGGGTTGATCGGGAGTGTGTGGAATGAAACTGCCGGTATTGAAAAGGTACAGGAGTATATTTCCTACGTCATCAGCCGGACAGAATAAAAAAAACGCCCCGCAAAAAGTTTTCTTTCTGCGGGACGTAATTGTTATTATTCATTATCCCTCGACAATGGTTCGGCTACGCTCACCATCCGCTCGGGATGACAACTTGACCTACTTGAGCATTTTCAGATAATTCGCTACGTCGAACTTGTTGTTCGCGTCGGCGGCCTCGGCGGGTGTCATCCCGTACTTATCGGGCTTGGCCGGATCGACGTCGAGAGTCAGCAGGTACTTCACCGTTTCGAGCTTGCCCGCGAGCGCAGCCCAATAAAGCGCGGTGCGTCCGCTCATATCCGCCTGATCGGGGTCGACCCCCTTCCCGACGAAATACTTCATCATATCGATATACCCGTACTGCGCGGCGAGAATGAACGGGGTGATCCCGAACTTGTCCTTCACCTTGTAGTCCACCCCGTAATTAATGAGGTACTCGATCAGGTCGGAATTTCCGCCCTTGACCACCTGGTGCAGTACGTTCTGGTTGAGGGAGTTTTTAGCGTTCAAATTCGCCCCGAGGGTGACCAGGTACTGGACAACCTCGAGCCTCCCGGCGACCGCCGCGGCGATAACCGGGGTAATCCCTTCGTTATCGGACGTGTTCATATCGGCGCCCTGGTTCAGGAGATAACGTATGATGTCCATATTCCCCTTGCGGCATGCCTCATGCAGCGGGGTACTGCCGGTCTTGGAGGCAACCTGTACCTTCGCGCCCATATAGATCAGCATTTCGACCATCTTGCCGTATCCGTTAAACGACGACCAATGCAGGCATGACCACCCGTTGAAGTCCTTCGCGTTCGGATTAGCCCCCTTATATATCAATTGGGTGGCGTACTGGGTATCGCCCGATTTGACTGCGGATAGTAATTCGTGATTGATATCCGCCGCGAAACCCGCCCCGGCGAAAAAAAACACCAGACCTAAAACCATGAGTTTGTTTTTCATAGATTACTCCTTGTTCTCTTTTGCAATAATCCCTCTGTATAAAGGAGGGATTGCAGATTACTCCGTTTCCTTTATACTTTAACGGCAATAACCGGGAGATTGTGAGAGTTGCGATAAAAAATATTTTACCGACTTGACGAAATGAATAGTTTTTAGTATTTTTTATTCTAATAAAATTGTTAAAGGAGAGGCATTATGGCTAAGGATCTGGTATTTTCAACTAAGGCCCATCAGAAGATTCTTTCGGGTGTGGAAAAGATGGCGAACGCCGTCGGCGCGACCTTAGGACCCCGTGGAAGAAATGTCTTAATTGATAAAAAATTCGGGGCACCTACGAGTACGAAGGACGGTGTGACTGTGGCAAAGGAAATCGAACTTGAGGATAAGTTCGAGAATATGGGCGCACAGATGCTGAAAGAAGCGGCGACCAAAACCAACGACGATTCCGGCGACGGTACCACGACCGCCACGGTTCTCGCGAACGCGATTATTAAGGAAGGATTCAGAAATGTTACCGCAGGCAGTAACCCTATCCTGATTAAGCGCGGTATCGATAAGGCCGTCGACGCCATTGTCGCCGAGATCAAGAAGATGGCCCGCCCTGTGGACAGCAGCGACGATATTATGCATGTTGCGTCCATATCCGCGAACAACGATCCTTCTATCGGGAAGCATATCTCTCACGCGATGGACAAAGTCGGTAAAGACGGCGTCATCACGGTCGAGGATTCCAAATCGATGGATACGTTCGTAGAAGTGGTCGAGGGTATGCAGTTCGACCGCGGCTATCTTTCGCCCTACATGGTTACCAACGCCGAAAGCATGGTTGCCGAGCTTGAAGATGTGTTTATCCTTTTATACGATAAAAAGATCGCGACCGTGAAGGAACTTCTGCCGTTATTGGACAAAATTTCCCAGAGCGGCAAACCCCTCATGATTATCGCCGAGGATGTCGAGGGCGAAGCTCTCGCTACCCTCATACTCAATAAACTTCGCGGCGTGCTGATGGCTGTCGCGGTTAAGGCGCCGGCGTTCGGCGACCGCAGAAAGGCGATGCTCGACGATATCGCGGTATTGACCGGCGGTACGGTGATCACCGAGGATATGGGTATGACCCTCGAGAAAGACGCGGTAATCGCTAATCTCGGCCGCGCCAAGAAAGTGATCATCGGTAAGGAAAATACGACTATTATCGACGGTAACGGTACCGAAGATGCCCGCAAAGAGCGTATCAAACAGATCAAGGCGCAGATCAAGGAAACCACCTCCGATTACGACCGTGAGAAGCTCCAGGAGCGTCTCGCGAAGCTGTCCGACGGAGTGGCCGTTATCAAAGTCGGCGCCGCGACCGAAGTCGAACTGAAAGAGAAGAAAGCCCGCGTCGAAGACGCGTTATCCGCGACCAAAGCGGCTGTCGAAGAAGGGATTGTCCCCGGCGGCGGCGTAGCGTACCTCAAGGCTCAGAAAATTCTCGAGAAAATGAAGGGCGCGAACGAAGAAGAACAGGTCGGTATCAATATCGTGCTGAAAGCGCTCGAAGCGCCTCTCAAGCTGATTGCTGAAAACGCCGGTATCGACGGTTCGGTAATCGTGATGAAGGCGAAAGAAGCGCCTGTTGGACAGGGATACGACGCTCTCAAGAACGAATGGGTCGACCTGATGAAGACAGGTATCATCGATCCCGCAAAGGTCGAACGTACCGCGTTGCAGAACGCCGCGAGTATCGCGGGAACCCTGCTGACCACCGAAGTGATGGTCGCCGATAAGCCCGAGGATAAATCTTCCTCGATGCCCGGCGGCGGAATGGGTGGTATGGGCGGAATGGGTGGCATGGGCGGAATGGACATGTACTAGGGCGCACTTCGGCTTCGCTCAGTGACCTACTTCGAACTCGCTCAGTAACCGTGGTTCGACTCCCCGATAGGAACTCTGGGCAAGCACTCACCATGACAGATTAATAAATACCAAGAAATATCACAAAAGGGACGCGGAATGCGTCCCTTTTTTAATTGTTGATATATACGGGTAATAAAAATGGGGCTGCCTTTTGAGACAGCCCCTTATATTAACCTAATTTTAATAAATCGTACCTGTTACATTATATAGATTCATATCACAATTTCCTACTCCAGATACATAGTATGGACGTAAAATATAGAATCCGACAACCGGGGCAGTAAATGTCAAATTTTCAATAACCCCACCCCCGCCACTACTTTTTGAAGCTACTAGACAACCAAGTATTGGATACTGAAAATAAACATATATATCGAAATTTGCAGTTCCATAAGGGACGAGTCGAACTCGAATAGTACCTGGGGAGCTAACATATATCTGATAATATTGTGAACTACTAAAAGAAGGTAAGGAAGAAACACTTAACCATGGATTACATGGTACTTTATCATGGGCTTGAAGATAATCTGTCCATAAAGAGTTTTAAATGAACACGTTATTTGTTCCCGCCAAGTAATAATCATTAAAGAGATGAACCGTCTCAGGTATTGTTCCTGCATCATACCAATTGACAAATCGGGGCTAATACACACATATTTTTTATTACCGGCAGAAGTTTGTAATGAATAAAAAAATATTCGATTTACTGACCCGATTGGAAGACGATCAGGTTATTCTATAGTAAATATCCAAAATTCTCATGCATTACCATAACCTCTCAGATAAATATGATTAATTTATCTCTTGCGGGAAATATTATGCGCATTATAATTGTATGACAGGAAAACGGGGAGGACGGTATGGAAGAAAAAATATTCGACGTGATGATAGAGCTCGAGGAAGATTTGGCGGTTCTCTATAAAAAACTGGGCGGGATTTCCCGTTTCGCGTCCGTCCGCGACGTATTCGAGTTCATGGTGAAACAAGCCAGCGCGAGGGCTCTCCATATCCGCGCGTTTATGAAGGAGCTCCAGGCCCCCGCGTTCAACACCGTCGCAGTGAAGGAGTTGCACAACCGTCTGAAGGACAGTGTTTTCATCGATACCCTCAACGAACCCGACCTGAACAACTGCCTCGAGAAGCTCGGCAGCGCGGAGGATGTGATCGGGAAACTCTACATGAGTATGGCGGATTACTACGGGAAGGTGGCCGATTATTATATGAAGGTCGGCGCCAAGATCGAGTCGTACTCTCACGAGGAGTTCGCGCGGCGGGATATTCTGAAGAAACGGAAACATTAATAAGGAATACGATTTCTGTATTAACTGTAAACGCAGACTGTTCGACTTTTTCGCCCGTCCCCCAAAGGAAATAGAATAAAATAACGCTTGCTATTTTTAGGGTATTATTCTATGATTATCCCTCAACTAGGTAATTTTTCTAACCGCCGGATGTGAAAGGATTCCGAATGAAAGTTCTCTTCTTCATTAAAAACGTTATTGCGACCCTGTTCACCTACACCTTTGGGTACGTTTTTACCCTGATTTTTTGCCTGCTCGCGCTCCTGTTCGCGCTTTTTAAATTAACCGGCGCGGTGAACGTCGTATTCCGCATGTGGGCATTTTCCCTGTTTTTTATTACCGGGATGTTCGTTACCGTGAGGGGAAAAGAAAATCTCGAAAAGGGCAAGGGCTATATCTTCCTGATCAATCATTCAAGCTTTTTCGATATTCCCGGGATGATGCTGATCATACCGGGCATCAAGTGGATCGGCCGCGAGAAGCTGGTAAAAATTCCCGTTTTCGGCCGGATGCTACTCAATACGGGCTATATCCCGCTGAATATGAACAGCGTGAAGAGTATCCGCGACACCCTCGCGGCCGCGCTGGAACGCGGGAAGGAATCGTCTGCTATCGGCGTATTTCCCGAGGGAAGCCGTTCTCTCGACGGGCGTATCGGGTCGTTCAAACGCGGCTTTATCTATCTTCTGCGGAACTGCGATTTGGACGTAGTCCCTATCACGCTGAACGGGTTTTTCAGCTTTAAGCCGAAGTACCGGTTTTATATCGATACCGCTATCCCCCTCGAGGCGATTATCCATCCGCCCCTATCGAATGCTGCTCTGAGGGAAAAGACCGACGAAGAAATAGTATCCCTGACAAAAAGTATCATCGAATCGGAGTACAAAATATCGATAAGAGCGGTAAAACTATGAAAAAAGAACGGATATGTATCGTCAACCCGATCGCGGGAAACGGATTTTCTGAGAGCCAGGTACCCATTCTGAAAACAATGCTCGAAAAGCATAAAATCCCGTCGAAAATTGTATACACCGAAAAGAAAGGCCACGCTACCGAGTTAGCCGCCGACTTTATTAAAAAGGGATATAAGCATATCCTCGCGATGGGCGGCGACGGCACGTTCAGCGAGGTGGCGCAGGCGCTGATCGGGCATCCCGACGTCATATTCGGCCCTATTTCCGCCGGCACCGGCAACGATTTTATCCAAATCCTCGGCTTCTCGGATCATTTCACCCCCGAAGACTGGGACACCTACTTCGAAGAGAACACGATTATGATGGACGCGGGCAACTGTAACGGGCATTATTTCATCAACGGGATGGGGTTGGGGATGGACGCGCAGGTCGCCGCGGAGAATTACCGGCACGAGCACCGCAAGCCGCCCAGCGAAACCGCCGAGGTAAAAAAAGGCGGCAAGAAGAAATATATCTGGCATATCGTAAAAACCCTCCTGTTCTACCGTGAGAAAATCGCGGATATTATTTACGACGGGAATAACGAGACCCGTTCCATATTCCTGAACAGTATCGGGATGGGACGGCGTATGGCGGGGAGCATGTACCTGACGCCCCGCTCGTTCGCCAACGACGGACTGATGGATATCTGCATGATACGCAAACTCGGCATCTTCGGGCGTCTGGGGGCGCTTTCACGGGTACAGAAACAGACGCATCTGGACGCGCCGTATGTAAAATATATTCAGACGGCGAAGATTTCCTACGAGTTCAATCAGGAAGTGCCGTCTCATCTGGACGGCGAACTGTACTTCAATAAAAATTTCGACATCAAGGTGATGCCCGCTGCGATTAAGATTATTTATAATCCTAAGGGCAAGCACTTCTTCAAGGTATAACGTGAGACCGGGTTTCCCCCTAAAGGGCTTGTTGACAAATCCGGTTTTGTCATTGCGAGGCGTCATGGTGAGCTGGTCGAACCATAGCCGAAGCAATCTATTTTAATACCATATAATGAATAAAGATAGACTGCTCGCCGTTTCGCGTCTCGCAGTGACAAAAGAGAGCTGAAATTCCTACTTCGTCAACAAGCCCTAAAAGATTACCACGCGGAATAAGTATTTTACCCTGATTATCATTATCTCTCTAAAACTATCAAAAACTATCATCCGTTATTTTTACCAGAATCGGAAAAATATATTTTCCCGGTCAAGCTATGTGTCTCAATGCAATTATAGGTAAACACCCCTCTATAACACTGTAATTCAATTGACAATTAAGATTTTAGGTATTATATTATTAAACAGGTCAAAATATTTTTTAACTTTTACTTAAAAAATTCAGGAGGAAATTATGGTAGAAAAAAGAACAAAAGCTGAGATTAAGGTTTTAATGGTGTATCCCGCGTCTCCCGTGACATTCTGGAGCTTCAAGCACGCGCTTTCGTTTGTCGGGAAGAAGGCGGCTTTTCCGCCTCTGGGATTGATGACCATCGCGGCGTTATTGCCCGCTCATTACAAAGTTAAACTAATCGACATGAATATAGCTCCGCTGAAAGAAAAGGATATTCTTGATACGGATATCGTTTTCATATCCGCGATGATTATCCAAAAAGAATCGTTCCATGAAGTGGTCGCGCTCTGCAACCGCCTTGGTAAAAAGGTGGCGGTGGGCGGTCCCTATCCCACGACATCCCCCCATCTGATGACCGGCGTGGATTACCTTATCCTCAACGAAGCGGAACTCACGTTACCGAAGTTTATCGAGGATTACGAGAACGGCGCCGCTCAGAGGATCTATACCTCCGACGTCAAGCCCGACATTTCCCTTATCCCGCCGCCGCGTTACGATATTGTGGATATCGATAAGTATTCCACCATGATGCTCCAGTACTCGCGCGGATGCCCGTTCAACTGTGAATTCTGCGATATTATCGAATTATTCGGGCGCGTCCCGCGCGTGAAAGAGCCCGCGCAGTTCGTCAACGAACTGGATGTTATCTACAAAACCGGATTCAGGGGCGTAGTCTTTATCGTGGACGACAATTTTATCGGGAATAAGCGTCAGGTGAAGAAACTTCTCCCGGAAGTAATCAGGTTCCAGGAGGAACGGGGTTATCCGTTCGAGTTTAACACCGAGGCAAGCGTCAATCTCGCGGACGATCAGGAACTGCTCGACCTGATGGTAAAATCCGGGTTCAGCATGGTGTTCCTTGGCCTCGAGACGCCGGTTGAAAAATCCCTGCTCAGTATGCAGAAAGCGCAGAATACGAAATCCGACCTGATGACCAATGTACTCAAGATACAAAAAGCGGGTATCGAAGTCACCGGCGGATTTATCCTCGGTTTCGACGACGACCCCGACGATATATTCGACAGGCAGATCGATTTTATCCAGCAAGCCGGGATACCGATGGCGATGGTCGGGCTGCTGACCGCGCTCCCTAAAACTCAGCTTTATAAACGTCTCGAAGCGGAAGGCCGTATCGTGAACGAATCCTCCGGCAACAACACCCACGACCTCAAGCTGAACTTTATCCCCGTCATGGACCAGGACACTCTGCTCGAGGGATACAAGCGGGTGATCAGGACGATTTATACGCCGAAGAATTATTTCGAACGCTGCAATACGATGATGAAGAATATGGGGAATTATTCACGGCCGGCCGCGAAGATGGCTCCCGGGGTTATTCTCCACAACATCAAGGGGTTATTCTCCTCGTTTTTCCGCCAGCTCTTTTCTTCCTACGGGTTCGATTACCTGAAGTATATGATCCATTCGTTGTTCGGCAAAATGTCGCTTTTCGTTCTCGCTGTATCAAAGGCCGTCATGGGATATCATCTTTTTAAGATCACCAACGAGATCGTGAAATCGGATAAGTTCAAACTCTATCTGGAAGAAAGACTGTATACGCTGGAAAACCGTCTGGATAGGATGAGCGACATCCATGTGGAAAAACCCGTGATCAAGCTGGTGATATTCCATAAAGACATGATGTCGAAAATACGCAGGAATTTTATCAAACTCAGCAAGAAAACGGATGCCAAACTCGAACATTCTCTCGACGCGTTTACCGCTAACGTCAAGGTTTACCTGAACGAATTTGTCGTACTGGTTCGTGAAAAAGCCCGGAGTTTGGATCTGCGCGACTTAAAGAATAATCTCGAAAAGATTAA
The Brevinematales bacterium genome window above contains:
- a CDS encoding B12-binding domain-containing radical SAM protein, which translates into the protein MKVLMVYPASPVTFWSFKHALSFVGKKAAFPPLGLMTIAALLPAHYKVKLIDMNIAPLKEKDILDTDIVFISAMIIQKESFHEVVALCNRLGKKVAVGGPYPTTSPHLMTGVDYLILNEAELTLPKFIEDYENGAAQRIYTSDVKPDISLIPPPRYDIVDIDKYSTMMLQYSRGCPFNCEFCDIIELFGRVPRVKEPAQFVNELDVIYKTGFRGVVFIVDDNFIGNKRQVKKLLPEVIRFQEERGYPFEFNTEASVNLADDQELLDLMVKSGFSMVFLGLETPVEKSLLSMQKAQNTKSDLMTNVLKIQKAGIEVTGGFILGFDDDPDDIFDRQIDFIQQAGIPMAMVGLLTALPKTQLYKRLEAEGRIVNESSGNNTHDLKLNFIPVMDQDTLLEGYKRVIRTIYTPKNYFERCNTMMKNMGNYSRPAAKMAPGVILHNIKGLFSSFFRQLFSSYGFDYLKYMIHSLFGKMSLFVLAVSKAVMGYHLFKITNEIVKSDKFKLYLEERLYTLENRLDRMSDIHVEKPVIKLVIFHKDMMSKIRRNFIKLSKKTDAKLEHSLDAFTANVKVYLNEFVVLVREKARSLDLRDLKNNLEKIKPSILTKIDKIRKSYNKSSKLVREYFQDAYQRIEDQISILIAILDNQSAITVSADS